One stretch of Sinomonas terrae DNA includes these proteins:
- a CDS encoding RidA family protein, producing the protein MNVTTKTAVHTTNAPQPAGPYSQGIEANGFFYTAGFGPQNPATGAVSDNVAEQTRQVLRNVQAVLAERGLTMDDCVKTTVHLADLADFAEFNEAYKEFFSEPFPVRTTVGSQLANILVEIDVVAALPDGK; encoded by the coding sequence ATGAACGTCACGACCAAGACCGCTGTCCACACCACGAACGCTCCCCAGCCTGCCGGTCCCTACAGCCAGGGAATTGAGGCGAACGGGTTCTTCTACACCGCCGGATTCGGGCCGCAGAACCCGGCCACCGGTGCCGTTTCGGACAATGTGGCCGAGCAGACCCGGCAGGTGCTGCGCAATGTGCAGGCCGTCCTCGCCGAGCGCGGCCTCACGATGGACGACTGCGTGAAGACCACCGTGCATTTGGCCGATCTGGCGGACTTCGCTGAATTCAACGAAGCGTACAAGGAGTTCTTCTCAGAGCCCTTCCCCGTCCGCACCACGGTCGGCTCGCAGCTCGCGAACATCCTCGTCGAGATCGACGTCGTCGCCGCTCTGCCTGACGGCAAGTGA
- a CDS encoding rhodanese-like domain-containing protein — protein MVSRESLLAFVEAKLAYEIDAVAAHRAQADGTALIVDTRKQLSWDHGHIAGALHLPKDASLAALPLGRPLIVYGWGPGCNGATVAARRLLAEGFEVRELIGGYEYWARNGFPVERGGSVVQQPADPLVTADSNSLSRRAAAPISD, from the coding sequence GTGGTCTCGCGCGAAAGCCTCCTCGCGTTCGTGGAAGCGAAGCTGGCGTACGAAATCGACGCCGTCGCCGCTCACCGAGCCCAGGCAGACGGCACCGCGCTCATCGTCGACACCCGCAAGCAGCTCTCGTGGGACCACGGCCACATAGCCGGCGCCCTGCACCTGCCCAAGGACGCGAGCCTCGCGGCTCTGCCGCTCGGCCGCCCCCTCATCGTCTACGGGTGGGGGCCGGGCTGCAACGGGGCAACAGTGGCCGCGCGTCGCCTGCTCGCCGAGGGATTCGAAGTCCGCGAACTGATCGGTGGCTACGAATACTGGGCAAGGAACGGATTTCCCGTGGAGCGCGGTGGCTCGGTCGTTCAGCAGCCCGCCGATCCCCTCGTCACCGCCGATTCGAATTCCCTTTCCCGAAGGGCGGCCGCACCAATATCCGATTGA
- a CDS encoding MFS transporter has product MVRTEQEQQASWRTAIPWKQRRVVAGGAIGTLMEYFDYYLYGLASATVFPTVFFPNSNPIVGTLSSFASFAFGFLLRPIGGLVFGHIGDRMGRKTTLMITVVGMGISTAAIGLIPSAAAIGIAAPILLLFFRMLQGLFVGGEMGGAAALVVEHAPAGRRGLFGALLISGAGVANVASAGLMAAFGAGSHSFFITWGWRIPFVFALVLAIIAVVLRSKLDESEEFKDLAAARAQNQEKGKSPLKEVFRHPKNAILGILIGLPQSIAGYLVLTFGLAFMVSKGTQAQVGFIGTMIVGVLQIFAAPLWGSLSDKIGRRKTYIGACIAFALLIYPAFALYGTESAVLIWLGMIIGFVIPGVAMQGTLQTMLVEMFDVEARTTGVNIGYQISNTIGGGFAPLIATALSAAFGSVWPVIIYAAAIALIGIIGTAYASLRPDVENAGRLYELK; this is encoded by the coding sequence GTGGTACGGACAGAGCAGGAACAACAGGCGTCGTGGAGAACGGCTATTCCGTGGAAGCAGCGCCGCGTCGTTGCGGGCGGCGCCATCGGCACGCTCATGGAGTACTTCGACTACTACCTTTACGGCCTCGCATCGGCCACCGTCTTTCCCACGGTGTTCTTCCCCAATAGCAATCCGATTGTCGGAACGCTCTCGTCCTTCGCGAGCTTTGCCTTCGGATTTCTGCTCCGCCCGATTGGCGGGCTCGTCTTCGGCCACATCGGCGATCGCATGGGCCGCAAGACGACTCTGATGATCACCGTCGTCGGAATGGGAATTTCCACGGCCGCTATCGGCCTCATTCCCTCTGCTGCTGCAATTGGCATTGCCGCACCTATCCTGCTGCTCTTCTTCCGGATGCTCCAGGGCCTCTTCGTCGGCGGTGAGATGGGAGGCGCGGCGGCGCTCGTCGTCGAGCACGCCCCTGCAGGTCGGCGTGGACTCTTCGGAGCCCTGCTGATCAGCGGTGCCGGTGTCGCCAACGTCGCTTCCGCCGGTCTCATGGCCGCCTTCGGCGCAGGTTCCCACTCGTTCTTCATCACGTGGGGCTGGCGAATTCCCTTCGTGTTCGCTCTGGTCCTCGCCATCATCGCCGTGGTTCTCCGTTCCAAGCTGGACGAATCCGAGGAGTTCAAGGACCTTGCCGCAGCGCGCGCGCAGAACCAGGAAAAGGGCAAGTCCCCGCTGAAGGAAGTGTTCCGCCACCCGAAGAACGCAATTCTCGGGATTCTGATCGGCTTGCCGCAGAGCATCGCCGGCTACCTCGTGCTGACCTTCGGCCTCGCCTTTATGGTTTCCAAGGGAACGCAGGCGCAGGTGGGCTTCATCGGCACGATGATCGTCGGCGTCCTGCAGATTTTCGCGGCCCCACTTTGGGGGAGCCTCTCGGACAAGATCGGGCGCCGCAAGACCTACATCGGCGCGTGCATTGCCTTTGCCCTCCTGATCTACCCCGCGTTCGCGCTGTACGGAACTGAGTCCGCGGTGCTTATCTGGCTTGGCATGATCATTGGATTCGTGATTCCCGGCGTGGCAATGCAGGGCACCCTTCAGACAATGCTCGTCGAGATGTTCGACGTCGAGGCCCGCACCACGGGCGTCAATATCGGCTACCAGATCTCGAACACCATCGGCGGCGGCTTCGCGCCCCTCATCGCGACCGCTCTCTCCGCGGCCTTCGGCAGCGTGTGGCCCGTAATCATCTACGCCGCCGCGATTGCGCTCATCGGCATTATCGGCACGGCATACGCTTCGCTCCGACCGGATGTCGAGAACGCGGGCAGGCTGTACGAGCTGAAGTGA
- a CDS encoding IS110 family transposase, with the protein MTTVAQSRPFVIGVDTHARTHTLAVLRAATGEQLGCQQFPATAAGMRRAMDWAARRTGGDADTLWVIEGTGSYGAQLSGAVTDAGFEVVEAPRGYMRSRTTTGKSDPLDAAAIAAAALPLDEDRLRIPRQDDGARAALRVLVAAREQMTLERTAKVNALTALVRTVDLGLDARRPLSGTQITETAGWRARAEDIATATARTEAVRLAKRITALHTELKQNQGRITELLRASPAAALLEETGIGPVTAAVAYIVWSHLGRVRSEAAFAALAGVSPIPASSGNTVRHRLNRGGDRRLNRALHMAIITRMAHDPDTRAYAERRTAEGKTPREIRRCLKRYLARHLYRTLNALHQHPVTTAA; encoded by the coding sequence ATGACCACTGTCGCACAGTCCCGCCCGTTCGTCATCGGCGTGGACACCCACGCCCGCACCCACACCCTCGCGGTGCTCCGCGCGGCGACCGGGGAGCAGCTCGGCTGCCAGCAGTTCCCCGCCACGGCCGCGGGCATGCGCCGGGCCATGGACTGGGCAGCCCGCCGGACCGGCGGCGACGCGGACACGCTGTGGGTGATCGAGGGGACGGGCAGCTACGGAGCCCAGCTCAGCGGGGCCGTCACAGACGCCGGCTTCGAAGTCGTGGAGGCCCCGAGGGGCTATATGCGCTCACGGACCACCACGGGCAAGTCTGACCCGCTCGATGCGGCAGCGATCGCCGCGGCCGCCCTCCCGCTTGATGAGGACCGCCTGCGCATCCCACGCCAGGACGACGGCGCGCGCGCAGCCCTTAGGGTGCTCGTCGCGGCCCGCGAGCAGATGACGCTCGAGCGCACGGCCAAGGTCAACGCCCTCACCGCCCTGGTCCGGACCGTGGACCTCGGCCTCGACGCCCGCCGCCCGCTCTCGGGCACCCAGATCACCGAGACCGCCGGGTGGCGGGCACGGGCGGAAGACATCGCCACGGCCACCGCACGCACCGAGGCCGTCCGGCTGGCCAAGCGCATCACCGCCCTCCATACGGAGCTCAAGCAGAACCAAGGACGCATCACAGAACTGCTCCGGGCCAGCCCAGCGGCAGCGCTGCTGGAGGAGACCGGCATCGGGCCAGTCACCGCCGCAGTGGCCTACATTGTCTGGTCCCACCTCGGCCGGGTCCGCTCCGAGGCCGCCTTCGCCGCCCTCGCCGGCGTCAGCCCCATCCCAGCATCGTCAGGGAACACTGTCCGGCACCGGCTCAACCGGGGAGGCGACAGGCGCCTCAACCGCGCGCTTCACATGGCGATCATCACCAGAATGGCCCACGACCCCGACACGCGGGCCTACGCCGAGCGGCGCACCGCAGAGGGAAAGACCCCACGCGAGATCCGCCGCTGCCTCAAGCGCTACCTCGCCCGACACCTCTACCGCACACTCAACGCACTCCACCAACACCCGGTCACAACAGCAGCTTGA
- a CDS encoding amino acid aldolase produces MLRLDELGSERLSPRDKGIPARAFGMTVDEFLASEPRLSEFWTPLVALDNEAIQNNLRVMAEWSASHGLELMPHGKTTMAPALWQRQLEAGSLGITLATMGQVRTARTFGLNSIMLANAVVDERSLHYLAGELVNPEFRFVCWADSVATIDEMERTLRAAGTPRPVDVCVELGAEGGRTGARSLGEAIEVAKRAAASDVVRLAGVAGYEGSLAHDRAEASLAAVRSYLQGQVELHESLGELYDDEGDIYVTAGGSAYFDVVAEVYAEAMAADSRTLWTLRSGAYITHDDGFYRHVSPLDEAGDQAAGSAASARLRSAMRGLARVVSHPEPGLALLDGGKRDFPFDEGLPIPRQTAPDLGGEWSALEDASIRAMNDQHSYLGLGGQDVQLGSVVALGLSHPCTTFDKWHYLPVVASQDDDRVVDLVRTFF; encoded by the coding sequence ATGCTTCGGCTGGACGAGCTGGGCAGCGAGCGGCTATCCCCGCGTGACAAGGGGATTCCAGCCCGCGCGTTCGGCATGACAGTGGACGAGTTCCTCGCAAGCGAGCCGAGACTCTCGGAGTTCTGGACTCCTCTTGTGGCCCTCGACAATGAGGCGATCCAGAACAATCTCCGCGTGATGGCCGAGTGGAGCGCATCCCATGGTCTCGAGCTGATGCCGCACGGCAAGACCACCATGGCACCCGCGCTCTGGCAGAGGCAGCTCGAGGCCGGAAGCCTCGGCATCACCCTCGCCACGATGGGGCAGGTTCGCACGGCGCGCACTTTCGGGCTCAACTCGATCATGCTCGCCAACGCCGTCGTCGACGAGCGCTCCCTGCACTACCTCGCCGGCGAGCTCGTGAACCCCGAGTTCCGCTTCGTCTGCTGGGCCGACTCCGTCGCGACCATCGACGAGATGGAGCGCACGCTCCGAGCGGCCGGGACCCCTCGACCTGTCGACGTCTGTGTCGAGTTGGGAGCGGAAGGCGGGCGCACCGGCGCTCGTAGCCTCGGGGAGGCGATCGAAGTCGCAAAGCGGGCGGCGGCGTCCGACGTCGTCCGTCTCGCCGGCGTCGCCGGATACGAGGGTTCCCTTGCGCACGACCGAGCCGAGGCCTCGCTGGCCGCCGTACGCTCCTATCTTCAGGGACAGGTCGAGCTGCACGAATCCCTGGGCGAGCTCTACGACGACGAGGGTGACATCTACGTCACCGCCGGCGGGAGCGCCTACTTCGACGTCGTGGCGGAGGTCTACGCCGAGGCGATGGCGGCTGATTCGCGAACACTGTGGACCTTGCGCAGCGGCGCCTACATCACGCACGACGACGGGTTCTACCGTCATGTCTCTCCCTTGGACGAGGCGGGGGATCAGGCGGCAGGCTCCGCGGCGTCCGCCCGGCTCCGCTCGGCGATGCGGGGACTTGCCCGAGTGGTTTCGCACCCAGAGCCGGGGCTGGCACTGCTCGACGGCGGCAAGAGGGACTTCCCGTTCGACGAGGGGCTCCCGATCCCGCGGCAGACCGCGCCCGATCTGGGCGGCGAGTGGTCGGCTCTCGAGGACGCGTCGATCCGTGCAATGAACGACCAGCACAGCTATCTGGGCCTCGGGGGCCAGGACGTCCAACTCGGTTCCGTCGTCGCTCTGGGTCTCTCGCACCCGTGCACGACGTTCGACAAGTGGCATTACCTGCCGGTCGTGGCATCGCAGGACGACGACCGCGTCGTCGACCTCGTTCGGACCTTCTTCTGA
- a CDS encoding NAD-dependent epimerase/dehydratase family protein, with the protein MRVLVTGASGLLGREVAGLLVRQGHAVTTFQRRPSGVDGAADFCGSVTDDEAVRAAVQGAEGIIHLAAKVSFTGRAAEFDEVNVEGTHRLLRCARGAGVRDFVFVSSPSVANSGAAIAGLGAQPADPQRAHGDYSRTKAEAELLALAEDTPEFRVVAVRPHIVWGPGDTQLVERVLERARRRRLPLLDAGAALIDTTYVDNAASAIVAALHRMEHIHGRALVVSNGEPRPVGELLAGICAAGGAPAPSWSVPGGVARAAGAVVERLWTWAGRKEEPPMTKFLAEQLSTAHWFDQRETRELLDWVPAVSLDDGLARLAEYYGSRNPHLRDV; encoded by the coding sequence ATGAGGGTCCTCGTCACCGGCGCGAGCGGGTTGCTCGGGCGGGAAGTGGCCGGCCTTCTGGTCCGTCAGGGCCATGCCGTGACGACGTTCCAGCGGCGCCCATCAGGAGTCGACGGCGCTGCTGACTTCTGTGGGTCCGTCACGGACGATGAAGCGGTCCGGGCGGCGGTCCAAGGCGCAGAAGGAATCATCCACCTGGCGGCGAAGGTTTCCTTCACTGGCCGTGCCGCAGAGTTCGACGAAGTGAACGTCGAAGGGACCCACCGGCTGCTCCGCTGCGCCCGCGGAGCCGGGGTGCGGGACTTCGTGTTCGTCTCCTCCCCGTCCGTGGCCAACTCGGGCGCTGCCATTGCCGGGCTGGGCGCGCAGCCAGCTGACCCGCAGCGGGCGCACGGCGACTACTCCCGCACGAAGGCGGAGGCCGAGTTGCTCGCGCTGGCGGAGGACACGCCGGAATTCCGGGTCGTCGCCGTCCGCCCCCACATCGTGTGGGGCCCCGGCGACACGCAGCTGGTGGAACGGGTCCTGGAGCGCGCCCGCCGTCGTCGTCTGCCCCTGCTCGACGCGGGTGCGGCCCTCATCGACACCACTTACGTGGACAATGCCGCCTCGGCCATCGTCGCCGCGCTGCACCGCATGGAACACATCCACGGTAGGGCTCTCGTGGTGAGCAACGGAGAGCCCCGGCCTGTCGGCGAGTTACTTGCAGGCATCTGCGCTGCAGGTGGCGCCCCCGCGCCGTCGTGGTCTGTGCCGGGTGGGGTGGCACGGGCCGCGGGTGCGGTGGTGGAGAGGCTCTGGACCTGGGCCGGGCGGAAAGAGGAGCCGCCCATGACCAAGTTCCTTGCCGAGCAGCTCTCCACCGCCCACTGGTTCGACCAGCGCGAGACCCGCGAGCTCCTCGACTGGGTGCCCGCGGTCTCGCTCGACGATGGACTGGCGAGACTTGCTGAGTACTACGGTTCCCGCAATCCGCACCTCCGCGACGTCTGA
- a CDS encoding patatin-like phospholipase family protein, whose product MSQFHESLPPTRGTGPSVTPDSARPAPPSRGVALVLGGGGAAGNAWVIGIVAGLAEAGVDLTKAADLVIGTSSGATAAAHVRSGIPPAELLASVLSTSARPVGQTRAAPSSLSMETAFERLRAIGAAATSATDLQRAMGAFGLESDAKFGSDRGKRRALVASRLPRPEWPDSPMIVVAVNAHTGELVAFDRNSGVELVDAITASTAMPGLGPTHSIDGTHYINGGVRSTENADLASGYANVVVLSPFGGRTGPLPEGQFEGLRRSPEWGTDLPSQVEALRRQGSHVEVITPDPDSVAAMGTNQMDPATRIPAARAGFAQGKQEAARLTFL is encoded by the coding sequence TTGTCGCAATTTCACGAATCGCTCCCGCCCACCAGGGGCACCGGCCCATCCGTCACGCCGGACTCGGCGCGCCCCGCGCCGCCGTCGCGCGGCGTCGCCCTTGTCCTCGGAGGTGGTGGAGCGGCTGGAAATGCATGGGTCATCGGGATAGTCGCTGGCCTTGCCGAAGCCGGCGTCGATCTGACGAAGGCCGCGGATCTGGTCATCGGCACCTCCTCGGGGGCCACCGCCGCAGCTCACGTGCGCAGCGGGATACCGCCCGCCGAGCTGTTGGCTTCGGTGCTGTCCACGTCAGCTCGGCCGGTCGGGCAGACCCGGGCGGCGCCGTCGTCCCTTTCGATGGAAACCGCGTTTGAGCGGCTGCGCGCCATCGGCGCCGCCGCCACCTCGGCGACAGACCTGCAGCGCGCCATGGGCGCATTCGGTCTCGAGAGCGACGCCAAATTCGGCTCGGACCGGGGAAAGCGGCGCGCACTTGTCGCTTCAAGGTTGCCGCGCCCCGAGTGGCCGGACAGCCCGATGATCGTGGTCGCCGTGAACGCCCATACCGGCGAGCTGGTTGCCTTCGACCGCAACTCCGGCGTTGAGCTGGTGGACGCCATCACCGCGAGCACGGCGATGCCAGGCCTCGGCCCCACGCACAGCATTGACGGCACCCACTACATCAACGGCGGCGTGCGCTCCACCGAAAACGCTGACCTTGCATCGGGCTATGCGAACGTCGTCGTGCTCTCGCCGTTCGGCGGACGGACCGGGCCCCTGCCGGAAGGACAGTTCGAAGGCCTGCGCAGATCACCGGAATGGGGCACAGACTTGCCGAGCCAGGTCGAGGCCCTGCGGCGGCAGGGCAGCCACGTGGAAGTGATCACGCCGGACCCTGATTCCGTCGCTGCCATGGGTACGAACCAGATGGATCCCGCGACCCGTATCCCTGCGGCCCGCGCCGGTTTCGCCCAAGGCAAGCAGGAGGCGGCCCGCCTGACGTTCCTGTAG
- a CDS encoding N-acyl-D-amino-acid deacylase family protein, translating to MRLVMHGGTVVDSEEMRRADVAIEGEAITEVGEIPVGPDDRVIDCRGRYVLPGFVDTHSHADGLVEDESVQRSLLKQGVTTAIAGQDGVSFAPGDGAYASEYFAAINGAHPTYAGGGVAAYLAGVDGRSRVNFAYLVPAGTVRWEVCGRSKTPADAVQRAAMVDLVEEGMREGAVGLSTGLDYVPGLFASTDEIAALCAPVASVGGVYVTHMRGGYEANSAAGVEEIARISALSGARVHISHFHAQAHIVQDQLEALARSGVDATFDAYPYTRGCTLLGMPLLPPELAVLPADAVVEALEDPHERVRLRREWFPAVERNASLGPEWPSMITLAHIAAPGFAWAHGLTLEAAAAKAGTDPVETALDLLAASRLQVNAVMAVRHERKVAELARIFSNPGHMGGSDGIFIGAHPHPRARGTFARYLREYVRETATWSWPEAVRHLSAAPAARFGLGRRGRVATGWTADLIVVDPETVRDTATYERPLGEAVGIDDVVVAGEPVLTGGALGGRTPGRGLRRQAAAPPLAQSARSPESAGE from the coding sequence ATGCGCTTGGTGATGCACGGCGGGACCGTCGTCGACTCGGAGGAGATGCGCCGCGCTGATGTGGCGATCGAAGGTGAGGCCATCACCGAGGTCGGCGAGATTCCTGTGGGACCGGATGACCGCGTGATCGATTGCCGGGGGCGTTATGTGCTGCCTGGATTCGTCGATACCCATTCGCACGCCGACGGACTTGTCGAAGACGAGTCCGTGCAGCGCTCCCTGCTCAAGCAGGGAGTGACGACGGCGATCGCCGGGCAGGACGGCGTTTCCTTCGCCCCGGGGGATGGGGCGTATGCGAGCGAGTACTTCGCTGCCATCAACGGCGCGCATCCGACTTACGCCGGAGGAGGTGTCGCGGCGTACCTCGCTGGCGTCGACGGGCGATCACGCGTCAACTTCGCCTATCTGGTTCCGGCAGGAACCGTGCGGTGGGAGGTGTGCGGGCGTTCGAAGACTCCGGCAGATGCGGTGCAGCGTGCAGCGATGGTGGACCTCGTCGAGGAGGGCATGCGCGAGGGGGCCGTCGGCCTCTCCACCGGCCTCGACTACGTTCCGGGCCTCTTCGCGAGCACCGACGAGATTGCCGCGCTGTGCGCGCCGGTCGCCTCGGTCGGCGGCGTCTACGTCACGCACATGCGAGGCGGATACGAGGCCAATTCCGCCGCTGGCGTCGAGGAGATTGCCCGGATCAGCGCGCTGTCCGGCGCCCGAGTCCACATCTCGCACTTCCACGCCCAGGCCCACATCGTCCAGGACCAGCTCGAGGCCCTCGCGCGCTCCGGCGTCGACGCCACCTTCGACGCCTACCCCTACACGCGTGGCTGCACTCTGCTCGGCATGCCCCTGCTTCCGCCGGAACTCGCCGTGCTCCCGGCCGATGCGGTCGTCGAAGCCCTCGAGGACCCCCACGAACGGGTGCGCCTGCGACGCGAGTGGTTCCCCGCCGTCGAGCGCAACGCAAGCCTCGGCCCCGAGTGGCCCTCGATGATCACCCTTGCGCACATCGCCGCGCCCGGATTCGCCTGGGCGCACGGTCTCACCCTCGAGGCGGCGGCGGCAAAGGCTGGCACGGATCCGGTGGAGACCGCGCTCGACCTACTGGCGGCCTCCCGACTGCAGGTCAACGCCGTCATGGCTGTTCGGCACGAACGCAAGGTGGCTGAACTCGCACGCATCTTCTCGAATCCCGGCCACATGGGGGGCTCCGACGGCATCTTCATCGGGGCCCATCCGCATCCCCGGGCCCGTGGCACCTTCGCTCGGTACCTGCGCGAATACGTGCGGGAAACTGCGACGTGGTCGTGGCCCGAGGCGGTGCGACACCTTTCGGCGGCACCCGCTGCTCGCTTCGGTCTTGGCCGACGAGGCCGCGTGGCCACGGGCTGGACAGCCGACCTCATCGTCGTCGACCCCGAGACTGTGCGCGACACCGCCACCTATGAAAGGCCGCTGGGTGAGGCCGTGGGCATCGACGACGTCGTGGTGGCGGGCGAGCCCGTCCTGACTGGTGGCGCGCTCGGGGGGAGGACGCCGGGACGCGGTCTCAGGCGTCAGGCCGCCGCGCCGCCCTTGGCACAGTCCGCTCGCTCGCCCGAGTCTGCGGGGGAGTAG
- a CDS encoding helix-turn-helix transcriptional regulator: MTASLSQPSLDALARMGTYESVDEILAVFRPVIHAVAAAVGPGCEVVLHDLSAPDPDLGHTIAAIENGHVTGREVGGPSSSLGASVLHDQGADHNAFGYRGLTSDGRQLRCSSVYFRNSAGRIIAALCVNFDVSTIQRMRGLLDGLLGEASADVPEQPNEFFGRDLVAVMDAMVTEAIREIGKPVDQMSRDDRIAVLTKLDQQGVLQMRKGVESIAARLGISRVTAYAYLDEARNQEAEEATG; encoded by the coding sequence ATGACCGCGAGTCTGTCCCAGCCGTCCTTGGACGCGCTTGCCCGTATGGGGACCTACGAGTCAGTGGACGAGATCCTCGCGGTGTTCCGCCCCGTCATTCATGCAGTGGCGGCCGCAGTGGGCCCGGGCTGCGAGGTCGTACTGCACGACCTATCGGCACCAGACCCCGACCTCGGCCACACCATTGCGGCAATCGAGAACGGGCATGTCACCGGACGTGAAGTGGGAGGCCCCTCTAGCAGCCTCGGGGCGAGCGTGCTTCACGACCAGGGAGCCGACCACAACGCCTTCGGCTATCGAGGGCTGACGAGCGACGGACGCCAATTGCGTTGCTCGTCCGTGTACTTTCGAAACTCGGCCGGACGCATCATTGCGGCCCTGTGCGTCAACTTCGATGTCAGCACAATCCAGCGAATGCGGGGCCTGCTCGACGGGTTGTTGGGCGAGGCTTCGGCGGATGTCCCCGAGCAGCCGAACGAATTCTTCGGACGCGATCTCGTGGCCGTGATGGACGCGATGGTCACTGAGGCGATCAGAGAGATCGGCAAGCCCGTGGACCAGATGAGCCGCGACGACAGGATCGCGGTGCTCACCAAACTGGACCAGCAGGGAGTGCTGCAGATGAGAAAGGGCGTCGAAAGCATCGCCGCCCGCCTCGGCATCTCCCGGGTCACTGCGTATGCGTATCTCGATGAGGCCAGGAACCAGGAAGCGGAAGAAGCTACGGGATAA